tgcgcctcagcaggccagagtctcccgtctgcccagcgccatctgagctgcccgtctgcccagcgccgtctgggctgctcgtctgtccagcgccatctgagccgcccgtctgtccagcgccatctgagctgcccgtctgtcctgagccgctagagccccccgtctgtcctgagccgcccgccagtcaggagctgccggagccgcccgccagtcaggagctgccggagccgcctgaccagtcaggagctgccggagccgcctgaccagtcaggagctgccggagccgcctgaccagtcaggagctgccggagccgcctgaccagtcaggagctgccggagccgcccgacagtcaggagctgccggagccgcccgccagtcaggagccgcccgccagtcaggagctgcccttcagtccgggaGCTActcctcagtcctgagctgcccttcaTTCATGatctgcccttcagtccggagctgcccttcagtcctgagctacctctcagtcatgagctacctctcagtcatgagctacccctcagtcatgagctacccctcagtcatgagctaccccatCAGTCATGAGCTATCCCTCAGTCATTaactgcccctcagtcatgagctgcccctcagtcatgagctgcccctcagtcatgagctacccctcagtccggagctagctgcccctcagtccggagctagctgcccctcagtccggaggagtttcctcagtccagaggcgtccctcagtccagaggcgctcctcagtccagtggggccctttatTAGGGTTCCCAGGCCACGGTCGGCGGCGAGGATCGccgctcaaaggacgctaagaaagcggacaaagacaatggtggagtggggtccacgtccagcgccagagccgccaccgcggacagatgcccacccagaccctcccctataggttcaggttttgcgcaccttgggggtgggtgggggtactgtcacattctgacctttatttcctttgttttgtctttatttagtacggtcagggcgtgacttggggtgggcagtctatgtttgtatttctatgttttgctatttctgtgtttggcctgatatggttctcaattacaGATATTGCATGCCTGTTACCTCATTTTATACCCTAGTGAAAAAGGAAGTGCTGTAATGGCTCAGTATAGTTTAACACTTAGATAAACTTAAATAAGTGGAATTTAATTACTGGATTAATTTTGGTAGATTTTATTCACAATAATATTTAAGGGTGCCTTTAATTGTGAAGCCTTGATTTGTAGGACATtgatttttaattaaatcaagaaattattttgttgggttccattgaaacatgaataaagtacagtatttttcacatgttggtattttgagttatctctataattatattgtttatattttttaaagtaatgTTTGTATTGCCAGTCAGGGTTGCCAGTAtttttggagcccactgtatatcacctcccctgtctgatatcttaactttgtCTATGTCACAAAATCTAAAGGTAGAAAGGAAAtgtcaagagcagtgatactattgagcagtgtgcgggtttctaCTTTTTTCTCATAATTCTAACTTGAAATGTATCAATCATATAGTAATAATGTATTTGATTTAAAGATGGGGGTTTAGTGTTATAACTCACCTTGCGCTGCTTGAGCGCCGAATACGAACCCTGTGAGATGCAAAGCATTCTGGGCAGTCTGAAAAGCCTGTAGATTAGAACAAACAATACAACTGCAATGAAGGACTGTAACTGttactatttttttttaaaatctgtAATTATGGATGTATGACAGTATTATAAAATGGCTTGGCTGAAATATATTTAAGTTATTGGACATTTTGTTTAATTCTTTGAGACCTTTAAAAGTCTCTGCTCACCTTGGTAGAATCTCTGTCATTGGGATGGACGACAATGCGGACAAGGAAGGGGGTTCTGCTCGCTCGGTTCTGCTCATACCTACGGACCTCTTCTAGCAGAACCTGCGTTGCCACGTTGTGAGGGAACTGCAGAACCACACCAGTTCCAACTACAGGGAACGCAATGGAACAGAAGCCCCGGTTCTCACAAGAGGTCAGGATTTTCCTCACACCCTGCCTCAGAGCCTGAGAGAGAACCAGAGGTCAAGGGTTAATGGAGATGCAAaggtcacaacacacacacacatacagatatacacacacacacacacacacacacacacacacaagcagacacacCTGTACTGCTGGTCCTTGGGGGTTGTTGTCCCAGTGTGCACAGCTGAGGAAGAAGACACggccagagctgagaccagacaGTCCCTCCACCAGAATGTTGTCACCAGCTGCAGTCCGTCCCCCTGATTCCCTCAGAAACGCTGTCATCAGCGCCGGTCCAGCTGCCTCCAACAAGACATTACCAACACGGGAGGAGAGAGGGTCACTACCAACCATGGGGGACACCAGGGCATCCACCTtcagagagatagaaacagaaaaacggacggacagagagagcggGAAAAAGAGATATAGAAATTAAGTAAAAGGGTAAGAGAAAAAGGAAGAGAAAGTGTAAAAGAGAAAGGGAACATTGAGTCAGTAAGTCAACCTAATTCACAGAATGTTGTTGAATAAAGGCTGTGGCCAtgtcagtgtgtctctctctcacctgctgCTTCTCTATGGTTCCCTGGATGATCTCCACCTGGACACAGACCTCTGGTGCGGCTGGTCCCCTGGTGGAGGCAGCAGTGGTGTCTCTCTGAGGAGcatgtgtagtggtagtggtggtgctgGACTCTACCTCCCACCCAGGAAACTCCCTCTTCCCCTGTAACAGCCTATCACAGGCCTCCTGCATGGCTCTCACTGCCTCTCCACTCACATCAATCAGAGTGACCTTGGTAAGGATGTGCTGTTTCCTCCCAAAGTCCCTCACTGCAGAGACTATGGCCTCAGAACACACCTTAAGAGGAACGCCGAATATCCCTGAGCTGATGCAGGGCATGGCCAGGGTCTGGAGCTCCATGGTCTCTGCCAGATCCAGGGCTGCTTTTACTGTCTTCTCCAGCAGAGGGCGCTCATTTCCACTGACGCTGCCACCTACTGGTCCCACTGCATGCAGCAGCATCTTACAAGGCAGCTTCCCTCCTGTGGTCTCTACCACTGTACCTGTGGGTACTCTCCCTATCTGCCTAACCAGATCCCTGCTGGCCTGCTGTACCTCAGGCCCCCCCGCCTGGCTCAGAGCTGCAGCCACGCCCCCAGCGTGATCCAGACCCTCAGTCGCTGAGTTCACCAGTGCGTCTGCCCGTTCCTTGGTGATGTCACCCTGACTAACAACTACCTGCAGCCCCCCCTGGAGGCGATAGCTGGTGGCTGTGACCGTCTCCTCACGTCTTGGTCCGGCGCCTGATTCGACTGCGCCACCATGGTTCTGTTGAGGGCGTCCCAAGACTCTTACACTGGACTGGTTTCTCAGAAAGGCCCCAATCTCCTCCCTCAGCTCCTGAACCTGCTTCAGGTGGCCCAGCAGCTGCACTCTACACCCAGGACCAAACCTGGCTACCACCCTGCGTCTGCTCTGGTTCATCTCCTTCACCTTATTCTCAAGTTTGGACTTCAGTTCAGACTGGAAGGCACCTTTGGGCACGTCAATCTTCTCCTCGCCAAACTCCCCCAGTAGATCCTTCTCAGCCTGGTCCAGTTtcccagaggagagggagaacagacagagctCTGTAACCCCCAGCTCTACCTCCACATGGTGTCCCAACCCCAGCAGACTGCTCAGGTTCCCAGGCCTCCCATACTCCTCTCTCAGGAAGGACAGGAGGTGGAGGGACACCTCAGGCACCATCCGCTCCAGCACTAGAGAGATTTTATCTGTAACCAACTGTCTGGCTGTCCAGACTTCCCTTGCTGAACCCTCCAGCACCAGCTGAGATGAATCACCGTGCGTCACCTTCACCCCTGGAGCAGCCTCACCTAGATCCTTTTCTATCACTTTCCCTAGAAGACGGAGCTTGGACTGTCCAAGTTGACAGGTGGTGCTGATCTTCTCCTGCTTCATGGAGCTCAGACCCTGAGACTGGATGGCCTCCAGCTCCTTCAGTTTGGTCTGGACCTTGGCCCCCTCCCCAACCACCACTGCAAACCCTTCCCCTGCCTCGCAGTAAACCCTCACATCCTCCAAACCTTGGGTACTGCTCTGCAGCAGAGTCTGGAGCTTACGTGGGTCTAACTCGTAGTGGCATTTGTACCGATCCTGGAGCTGTTTGAACAGTCTCTCTACCTGTGCCTTCCATGGTCCCACCCCAACCCCATCTCCACATGACCCAGCTTGGCCTGAGCCTCTGACCACTGCCGTCCCGTCCTCTGGATGGAGGTGGACAGAGCAGCCCAGAGAGGACAGCTGCTGCTGCAGGTCTCTTACAGCCCCAGGGCTCTCCTTCAGGTATCTCAGGAGGTAGGAGTCTAGATGGAGTTCATGCTCTAGGCCACCAGGTGGCGATGTCTggacagggactgagggatagaaTGGGAGGGACTGGTGACTCTAGAGTCAGAGAAAAAAGGTGTAAGTCCTGGGGAATTCCACTCTTAATGATTATTATGTCTGTCTTTATCTACGTTTATTATTGTAGGTTGACCATACAGCTGCGTCTGGATTATCTGATAAATCTAGCAACTGGTTTGGCATTTGTCCATTTAGTTTAGTAGAGATTTGTTTTGCTAAAATGTATGTTCTTGTCATTCCTCATATTGTAAATTATTGTTACTTATTATAATATCACATAAATCAAACATGCAATAAAATCAGATTATTTTGACGTCATTTGAAGGGATAATAAAgttattacctgacagacagATCCATGATATATGACTAAACTTTATGTTCACTGCGATGTAAATACAACAACAGTGCATTGACGTCATATTATGGAAAATAAATGTCGTATCTAACAGGTTATGTGACTCAGCCTGTAATCTATACTGTAGTTGTGTCTGTATAGTCGGGCCTCACCACCTGACTGCTGACTGGGGAGGTTGTTGTGGGTGGAGTCTCCAGGCTGTCtctcagagtgagggagagaggtccTCCAGGCATCTCCAACACATGATTAGGTTTCTGAAGTACTCTCTCCTGGACTGGAAGAGTTACACAGTCATAAtgagttgttgttgtcatgtagtAGTAAGAACAAtaacagcaacaacaataataatatatGTTAACTGTATTCATTAAGCCTTTTGAATTCACTCCAGGACTTTAAGGGTAAATAGGCTAGAGGAGTAAATTAATATAATGTATGTCAACAGTACGCCTATAGTTATTAATTCATATGAAAAGTTATTAAAACAACGTCTGTTTTCATGTTAAGATTGATAAATGACTCTACATTTGATGAAATATAAAGTAATGCATGTGTTCATGGCTGTAGCCTGGCTATGTGAAAGTGAAACTTAAACCCATAACAGATTTATTGAATGTCAGTCATCActtgttaccacagccacaaagttttTTTGTGTTTACCTTTATTGAAgaaggcaagtcatttaagaacaagtTCTTCTTTTCAATGACAGTTTAGGACCAGTGgattaactaccttgttcaggggcagaacgacagatttttaccttgtcagctcgggtattcggtcttgcaacctttcggttaatagacaaacgctctaaccactaggatccTGCCGCCCCTTGGTTaattctacaatttattttcttcaTTAGAATCTgatttttaaacctaaccctaaccttaacattaaccttaaccttaatatTAACATT
Above is a genomic segment from Salvelinus fontinalis isolate EN_2023a chromosome 36, ASM2944872v1, whole genome shotgun sequence containing:
- the LOC129835677 gene encoding LOW QUALITY PROTEIN: uncharacterized protein LOC129835677 (The sequence of the model RefSeq protein was modified relative to this genomic sequence to represent the inferred CDS: inserted 1 base in 1 codon): MDVYKYPVFFECQTLDTSQKNKIKKYFEIQRKSGGGDCGPVESVGDKVYRVAFIYRTVQERVLQKPNHVLEMPGGPLSLTLRDSLETPPTTTSPVSSQVSHQSLPFYPSVPVQTSPPGGLEHELHLDSYLLRYLKESPGAVRDLQQQLSSLGCSVHLHPEDGTAVVRGSGQAGSCGDGVGVGPWKAQVERLFKQLQDRYKCHYELDPRKLQTLLQSSTQGLEDVRVYCEAGEGFAVVVGEGAKVQTKLKELEAIQSQGLSSMKQEKISTTCQLGQSKLRLLGKVIEKDLGEAAPGVKVTHGDSSQLVLEGSAREVWTARQLVTDKISLVLERMVPEVSLHLLSFLREEYGRPGNLSSLLGLGHHVEVELGVTELCLFSLSSGKLDQAEKDLLGEFGEEKIDVPKGAFQSELKSKLENKVKEMNQSRRRVVARFGPGCRVQLLGHLKQVQELREEIGAFLRNQSSVRVLGRPQQNHGGAVESGAGPRREETVTATSYRLQGGLQVVVSQGDITKERADALVNSATEGLDHAGGVAAALSQAGGPEVQQASRDLVRQIGRVPTGTVVETTGGKLPCKMLLHAVGPVGGSVSGNERPLLEKTVKAALDLAETMELQTLAMPCISSGIFGVPLKVCSEAIVSAVRDFGRKQHILTKVTLIDVSGEAVRAMQEACDRLLQGKREFPGWEVESSTTTTTTHAPQRDTTAASTRGPAAPEVCVQVEIIQGTIEKQQVDALVSPMVGSDPLSSRVGNVLLEAAGPALMTAFLRESGGRTAAGDNILVEGLSGLSSGRVFFLSCAHWDNNPQGPAVQALRQGVRKILTSCENRGFCSIAFPVVGTGVVLQFPHNVATQVLLEEVRRYEQNRASRTPFLVRIVVHPNDRDSTKAFQTAQNALHLTGFVFGAQAAQDIRIVLLGKTGGGKSSAGNTISGQDDVFLSDSSSTSSTQICKAHNKNIKGRNITLIDTPGFFDTDIPEEELKPKIVKCITECAPGPHAFLIVLKVERYTVHENEAVVKIETYFSPEAFKYATVLFTHGDQLNGLTVEKFVQQNAELNKLVEKCGGRCHVIDNKYWNTNRQGRYSNQYQVAELLNTIEKMVRDNGGGCYTSEMLQEAERLIQTEIESLRKESKGKMSQKEMXKQAKESVWKKLLIKFSGILYQQV